A stretch of the Pantoea nemavictus genome encodes the following:
- a CDS encoding ABC transporter permease: MKAYVAKKVLSLPLIIFGVSIIVFIAIRALPGDPARLMAGPEAPQEAVDSMRVRLGLDQPLPLQYVKFAGEALHGKLGLSLQSQRPVMTEISERLPYTLSLAALAYLLAIAIGVPAGMTGAIYRQRIPDQIVMVLTIAGASIANFWLALLAMNYFAVELGWLPLLGADSWKNYIMPTVTLAILPMAMIARMTRSSMLDVLSQDYIRTAKAKGLSSGSIHWKHALRNALIPIVTIVALNFGSLIGGAVVTESVFNWPGIGRLLVDSVRYRDYPVIQGVTLVAVTGVVLMNLVGEILIGLLNPKIRFD; this comes from the coding sequence ATGAAAGCGTACGTCGCAAAAAAGGTGCTTTCGCTGCCGCTCATTATCTTCGGCGTGTCGATCATCGTGTTTATCGCCATCCGTGCGCTGCCGGGCGATCCGGCGCGGCTGATGGCCGGCCCGGAAGCGCCGCAGGAAGCGGTGGACAGTATGCGCGTGCGGCTGGGGCTGGATCAGCCCTTGCCGCTGCAATACGTCAAGTTTGCCGGGGAAGCGCTGCATGGCAAACTCGGATTGTCGCTGCAGTCGCAGCGTCCGGTGATGACGGAAATCAGTGAGCGGTTGCCCTACACCTTATCGCTGGCGGCGCTGGCTTATCTGCTGGCGATTGCGATTGGCGTACCGGCGGGGATGACTGGCGCAATTTATCGCCAGCGCATTCCCGACCAAATCGTTATGGTGCTAACCATCGCCGGTGCGTCGATTGCTAACTTCTGGCTGGCGCTACTGGCGATGAACTACTTTGCCGTAGAGCTGGGCTGGCTGCCGCTGCTGGGCGCTGATTCATGGAAAAACTACATCATGCCCACCGTCACGCTGGCGATCTTGCCGATGGCGATGATTGCCCGCATGACGCGTTCCAGCATGCTGGATGTGTTGAGTCAGGATTACATTCGCACCGCCAAAGCCAAGGGATTGTCCTCTGGCAGCATTCACTGGAAGCACGCGCTGCGTAATGCGCTGATCCCCATCGTCACCATTGTCGCCCTCAACTTCGGCAGCCTGATTGGCGGCGCGGTGGTCACCGAATCGGTGTTCAACTGGCCGGGGATTGGCCGCTTGCTGGTGGATTCAGTGCGTTACCGCGACTATCCGGTGATTCAGGGCGTCACCCTGGTTGCCGTAACCGGCGTGGTGTTGATGAACCTGGTGGGCGAAATTTTGATTGGCTTGCTCAACCCGAAAATAAGGTTCGACTGA
- a CDS encoding ABC transporter permease, producing MNSIESAALPPRSRSRNLLRILIANPSIAIGGALVLLVVLAAALAPLITHWDPVEQDLLNTLQAPSAAHWFGTDDYGRDIFSRVIYGARITLFEVSLSVAISMVIGIPLGIISGLAGRKIDALIMWVMDIIFAFPGIVLAILIVSVLGEGLTNMLIAISLFSIPVYARLSRNLTLGLKNMEYIEAAHMLGVRYPRIITHYILRNSIGPLIVQSTLTAGAVVLSAASLSFLGLGVQPPMPEWGTMMSDGRNFLGLNIYVSLFPGLAILITVLGFNVLGDGLRDVMDKRL from the coding sequence ATGAACAGTATTGAAAGCGCCGCGCTGCCGCCGCGTTCGCGCAGCCGAAACCTGCTCAGAATCCTGATCGCCAATCCGTCAATTGCCATTGGCGGCGCGCTGGTGCTGCTGGTAGTCCTCGCCGCCGCGCTGGCTCCGCTGATTACCCATTGGGATCCGGTCGAGCAGGATTTACTTAATACCTTACAAGCGCCTTCGGCCGCACACTGGTTTGGTACCGACGATTATGGTCGCGACATTTTTTCACGCGTGATTTACGGTGCGCGCATCACGCTGTTTGAAGTGAGCCTCAGCGTGGCAATATCCATGGTGATCGGCATTCCGCTCGGCATCATCTCCGGATTGGCCGGGCGCAAGATTGATGCGCTCATCATGTGGGTGATGGATATCATCTTTGCCTTTCCCGGCATTGTGCTGGCGATTTTGATTGTTAGCGTATTGGGCGAAGGACTCACCAATATGCTGATCGCCATCTCGCTGTTCTCGATTCCGGTGTATGCGCGCCTGAGCCGCAACCTGACCCTTGGTCTGAAGAATATGGAGTACATCGAAGCGGCGCATATGCTTGGCGTGCGCTATCCGCGCATCATCACGCACTATATTTTGCGCAACTCAATTGGCCCGCTGATTGTCCAGTCGACGTTAACGGCGGGCGCAGTGGTGCTTTCTGCCGCCAGCCTCTCTTTCCTCGGCTTAGGCGTGCAGCCGCCAATGCCAGAGTGGGGTACAATGATGAGCGACGGGCGCAACTTCCTTGGCCTGAATATCTATGTGTCACTCTTTCCCGGATTGGCGATTTTGATTACCGTACTGGGCTTCAACGTGCTCGGTGATGGATTACGTGATGTGATGGATAAACGTTTATGA
- a CDS encoding ROK family protein — MSEQPAVICLDLGGSFIKLGAMDAQDQLTLLDQQPIPAASWEDFTALVSQMIVQHQAHFATHSPLAISTAGIVAPESGEMFASNIPAFHQRSLANELGALLHRQVVVHNDADCFTLAEALAGVGKGHKVVFGAILGSGVGGGLVADGRIITGQNGLTGEWGHGPITLTEVEIDGTTVRLPRLSCPCGQKGCLDSYGGARGLENLHQTLHNCTASSVEIITRWQQQDALAQQTIKAWLQLVGQPLAYSINITGASCVVVGGGLASVTSLIAALDEVVQGYVLRRTSQRLVIPGEFAHHGGMMGAALLARQSRQY; from the coding sequence ATGAGTGAACAACCTGCGGTAATTTGCCTCGATCTGGGCGGCTCATTTATCAAGTTAGGCGCGATGGATGCGCAGGATCAATTAACCCTGCTCGATCAGCAACCGATCCCAGCCGCCAGCTGGGAAGATTTCACCGCGCTGGTTAGCCAGATGATTGTCCAACATCAGGCGCATTTTGCCACCCATAGCCCGCTGGCGATCTCTACCGCCGGCATTGTGGCGCCAGAGTCAGGCGAGATGTTTGCCAGTAACATTCCCGCGTTTCATCAGCGCAGTCTGGCTAACGAACTGGGCGCGCTGCTGCACCGCCAGGTGGTGGTGCATAACGATGCCGACTGCTTCACCCTGGCCGAAGCGTTAGCCGGTGTCGGCAAAGGGCATAAAGTGGTGTTTGGCGCCATTCTCGGTTCAGGCGTGGGCGGCGGATTAGTGGCGGATGGCCGCATTATTACCGGACAAAATGGTTTGACCGGCGAATGGGGACACGGGCCGATTACACTCACCGAAGTGGAAATTGATGGCACAACTGTGCGCCTGCCGCGCCTGAGCTGCCCATGCGGACAAAAGGGCTGCCTCGACAGTTACGGAGGCGCGCGCGGTCTTGAGAATCTGCATCAGACGTTACATAACTGCACCGCCAGCAGCGTTGAGATTATTACACGCTGGCAGCAGCAGGATGCGCTGGCACAGCAAACCATCAAGGCGTGGCTACAGCTGGTCGGTCAGCCGCTGGCATACAGCATCAATATCACCGGCGCCTCATGCGTGGTGGTGGGGGGCGGATTGGCGTCCGTAACATCGCTGATCGCAGCATTGGACGAAGTGGTGCAGGGCTATGTATTACGCCGCACCTCACAGCGTTTAGTGATCCCCGGCGAGTTCGCGCATCACGGCGGCATGATGGGCGCCGCGCTATTGGCCCGGCAAAGTCGCCAATACTGA
- a CDS encoding MFS transporter: MSSVQPQLTQLPNEASLPRQSVLKALFALGTGGFAIGTGEFVIMGLLPDAAKGLNVSIPSAGHLISIYALGVVIGAPLLAVLGARASRRNFLMTLMGLFAAGNLLSAIAPGYYSMLLARFLAGFPHGTFFGVAALVAAGLVERKKRAQAVSMVLFGLTIANLLGVPAVTAIGQWFGWRDAFAIVGGLALVTLLLIWLWVPNVAGDKQASPLRELSALTRKQVLLTLAIGAVGSGGLFSVFSYVKPTMTELAQMPVSWIPAVLALFGLGMIIGNIAGGRLADRGIEKTIRILLIWSFLVLSAFVFAAHYALAGAINVMLVGTMVALAAVLQIRLMDVAGDAQTMAAAMNHSAFNLANALGAWLGGVTISAGLGWQSTGWVGAILAVLGLLIHAVAMRDARRKSITFAHESH; the protein is encoded by the coding sequence ATGTCATCAGTACAACCCCAACTTACTCAGCTGCCGAATGAGGCATCGCTGCCGCGTCAGAGCGTGCTGAAGGCCCTGTTCGCGCTCGGCACCGGCGGCTTTGCCATTGGTACCGGCGAATTCGTCATCATGGGCCTGCTGCCCGATGCAGCCAAAGGCCTCAACGTATCGATTCCCTCCGCTGGGCATCTCATCAGTATTTATGCCCTCGGCGTGGTGATTGGTGCGCCACTGCTGGCGGTGTTAGGCGCGCGCGCCTCACGTCGTAACTTCCTGATGACGCTGATGGGCCTGTTTGCCGCCGGTAACCTGCTGAGTGCGATTGCGCCCGGCTATTACTCGATGCTGCTGGCGCGTTTCCTTGCCGGTTTCCCGCACGGCACCTTCTTTGGCGTGGCGGCGCTGGTGGCTGCTGGCCTGGTCGAGCGCAAAAAGCGCGCGCAGGCGGTGTCGATGGTGCTGTTTGGCCTGACTATCGCCAACTTACTCGGCGTGCCCGCCGTCACTGCCATCGGTCAATGGTTCGGCTGGCGTGATGCGTTTGCCATTGTCGGCGGTCTGGCGCTGGTGACCTTACTGTTGATTTGGCTGTGGGTGCCGAACGTGGCTGGCGACAAACAGGCCAGCCCGCTGCGTGAACTCTCCGCTTTGACGCGCAAACAGGTGCTTCTAACGCTGGCGATTGGCGCGGTGGGCAGCGGCGGTTTGTTCTCGGTGTTTAGCTACGTTAAACCGACCATGACCGAACTGGCGCAGATGCCGGTGAGCTGGATTCCCGCCGTGCTGGCGCTGTTCGGGCTGGGCATGATTATCGGCAACATTGCCGGTGGCCGTCTGGCCGATCGCGGCATTGAAAAGACCATCCGCATTTTGCTGATCTGGTCATTTCTGGTGCTCAGCGCCTTTGTGTTTGCCGCGCACTATGCGCTGGCGGGTGCCATCAATGTGATGCTGGTGGGCACCATGGTGGCGCTGGCGGCGGTGCTGCAAATCCGCTTGATGGACGTCGCCGGTGATGCGCAAACCATGGCGGCAGCGATGAACCACTCGGCGTTTAACCTGGCGAATGCGCTCGGCGCGTGGCTGGGCGGCGTCACCATTTCAGCTGGCCTGGGCTGGCAGTCAACCGGTTGGGTGGGCGCGATTCTGGCGGTGTTAGGCCTGCTAATTCATGCGGTGGCGATGCGCGATGCGCGCCGTAAATCCATCACTTTTGCTCACGAAAGTCACTGA
- a CDS encoding LysR family transcriptional regulator, with translation MQIEDLRIYVAVIKAGNFTAAAEQLMLSKQYVSRRIAALEESLGTRLLNRNTRKLSVTDNGQLFAQHAQRILDDVQEAELAVSGRRQALQGSFRLSVPMSFGISHLSPFIAEFLSLHPGLQFQVELADRYVDMVGEGFDMAIRIGTLPDSSLIAKRLGEFRRVICASPAYLQGAGAPRTPEALTEHLCLRYGRESQTGWELFRGDERKVISVQGPMVSNNGEMLRDAAVAGLGLILLPEFIVAPALASGELITVLEEWQPATLNLNALYPQHRQRSEINRVFMAFLQEKLA, from the coding sequence ATGCAGATTGAAGATCTCCGCATTTATGTAGCCGTAATCAAAGCCGGTAACTTCACCGCCGCCGCCGAACAGCTCATGCTGTCGAAACAATATGTCAGCCGCCGTATTGCCGCATTGGAAGAGTCGCTTGGCACGCGTCTGCTCAATCGTAATACGCGTAAGTTATCGGTGACGGATAACGGACAGCTGTTTGCGCAGCACGCGCAGCGCATTCTCGATGATGTGCAGGAAGCCGAGCTGGCGGTATCGGGACGCCGTCAGGCGCTGCAAGGCAGTTTCCGCCTCAGCGTGCCGATGTCGTTTGGCATCAGCCATCTGTCGCCGTTTATCGCCGAGTTTCTCAGCTTGCATCCAGGATTGCAGTTCCAGGTTGAACTGGCCGATCGCTATGTCGATATGGTGGGCGAAGGTTTCGATATGGCGATCCGCATTGGCACGCTACCCGATTCCAGTTTGATCGCCAAACGACTCGGCGAGTTCCGGCGAGTGATTTGCGCCAGTCCGGCCTACCTGCAGGGCGCCGGCGCACCGCGCACGCCAGAAGCGCTCACCGAGCATTTGTGCCTGCGCTACGGGCGCGAAAGCCAAACGGGCTGGGAACTGTTTAGAGGCGATGAGCGCAAAGTGATTAGCGTGCAAGGGCCGATGGTCAGCAATAACGGAGAGATGCTGCGTGATGCGGCCGTTGCCGGGCTGGGGCTGATTCTGCTGCCCGAGTTCATCGTGGCGCCGGCATTAGCCAGTGGCGAGCTGATTACAGTGCTGGAAGAGTGGCAACCGGCAACGCTGAATCTGAATGCGCTTTATCCACAGCATCGCCAGCGCAGTGAAATTAATCGGGTGTTTATGGCTTTTTTGCAGGAGAAGCTGGCGTAA
- a CDS encoding pirin family protein, translating into MIEQRLSEQRGVGDHGWLNSHHTFSFANYWDPQQTGFSDLLVINDDRVAAGRGFGAHPHNNMEIISYVLEGALEHKDSMGTGSVIVPGDVQLMSAGSGVTHSEFNHSKTDKVHFLQIWIVPAERNTQPGYQQVSVAESDKRGQLRLIISPNGDNGSLSVHQDIRIYAGLFDGAEQQTFELDADRYAYIHVARGSIEVNGVTFKEGDGARVRNETALQFANGDDAEVLVFDLRPLEVNHPQR; encoded by the coding sequence ATGATTGAACAACGCCTGTCAGAACAACGCGGAGTGGGTGACCACGGTTGGTTGAACTCACATCACACTTTTTCATTCGCTAACTATTGGGATCCGCAACAGACCGGCTTCTCCGATCTTCTGGTGATCAATGATGACCGCGTTGCCGCGGGCCGTGGTTTTGGTGCGCACCCGCACAACAATATGGAAATCATCTCCTATGTGCTGGAAGGCGCGCTGGAGCATAAAGATTCCATGGGCACCGGTTCGGTGATTGTGCCGGGCGATGTGCAGCTGATGAGCGCCGGTAGCGGCGTCACGCACAGCGAGTTTAACCACTCGAAAACGGATAAGGTGCACTTCCTGCAGATCTGGATTGTGCCTGCTGAACGTAACACGCAGCCGGGTTATCAGCAGGTTTCCGTGGCAGAGAGTGACAAGCGCGGCCAGCTGCGTTTGATCATTTCGCCAAACGGCGACAACGGTTCGCTCAGCGTACATCAGGATATTCGTATTTATGCCGGACTGTTTGACGGAGCAGAGCAGCAGACTTTCGAACTGGATGCCGATCGCTACGCCTATATTCACGTGGCACGCGGCAGCATCGAAGTGAACGGCGTGACGTTCAAAGAGGGCGACGGTGCACGGGTTCGCAACGAAACTGCGCTGCAGTTCGCTAACGGTGATGATGCGGAAGTGCTGGTATTTGATTTGCGTCCGCTGGAAGTGAATCATCCGCAGCGTTAA
- a CDS encoding MFS transporter, with the protein MHEKIPGTRWYRVIAPILITCIVSFMDRVNISFALPGGMDQDLAITSQMAGVVSGIFFIGYLFLQVPGGRIAVNGSGKRFIAWSLAAWMVVSIATGFVTNHYQLLALRFVLGISEGGMLPVVLTMVSNWFPEKELGRANAFVMMFAPLGGMFTAPISGYIINVLDWRWLFIIEGLLSAAVLLVWWLVIADRPEDARWLPAREKEYLLRELAREKAQHLKKEPVSKAPLKAVFRNSGLMKLVALNFFYQTGDYGYTLWLPSILKNLTGSNMAGVGLLAAIPFVATVLGIYAISWLSDRTGKRRLWVMVSLFCFAAALLASVVLHDNVVAAYIALVVCGFFLKAATSPFWSIPGRIAAPEVAGSARGVINGLGNLGGFCGPYLVGIMTLLYSQNVAICWLAGSLVIAGIFTLLLPKACDINPSEPRRHLKENHLMSVKH; encoded by the coding sequence ATGCACGAAAAAATCCCCGGAACGCGTTGGTATCGCGTCATTGCCCCAATTCTTATCACCTGCATTGTTTCATTCATGGATCGCGTCAATATCAGCTTCGCGCTGCCTGGCGGTATGGATCAGGATCTGGCGATCACCAGCCAAATGGCCGGTGTGGTCAGCGGCATCTTCTTTATCGGTTATCTGTTTTTACAAGTGCCTGGCGGTCGTATCGCGGTGAATGGCAGCGGGAAACGTTTTATTGCCTGGTCGCTGGCCGCGTGGATGGTGGTCTCCATCGCCACCGGGTTTGTCACCAATCACTATCAGTTGCTGGCGCTGCGTTTCGTGCTGGGTATTTCCGAGGGCGGCATGCTGCCGGTGGTATTAACCATGGTCAGCAACTGGTTTCCGGAAAAGGAGCTGGGACGCGCTAACGCCTTTGTCATGATGTTCGCGCCGCTGGGCGGCATGTTCACCGCCCCGATATCGGGCTACATCATTAACGTGCTGGACTGGCGCTGGCTGTTCATTATTGAAGGTCTGCTTTCTGCCGCTGTGCTGCTGGTGTGGTGGCTGGTGATCGCCGATCGTCCTGAGGATGCGCGCTGGTTACCCGCCCGAGAAAAAGAGTATCTGCTGCGCGAATTGGCACGTGAAAAGGCCCAGCATCTTAAAAAGGAACCGGTCAGCAAAGCGCCGTTAAAAGCGGTGTTCCGTAACTCGGGTCTGATGAAGTTGGTGGCGCTGAACTTCTTCTACCAAACCGGGGATTACGGTTACACGCTGTGGCTGCCGAGTATCCTGAAAAATCTTACCGGCAGCAATATGGCGGGCGTTGGCTTGCTGGCGGCGATTCCGTTTGTCGCCACAGTTCTGGGCATTTACGCCATTTCCTGGTTGAGCGATCGCACCGGCAAGCGGCGTTTGTGGGTGATGGTATCACTGTTCTGTTTCGCCGCTGCGTTGCTGGCTTCGGTGGTGCTGCATGACAACGTCGTCGCCGCCTACATCGCGCTGGTGGTGTGCGGCTTCTTCCTGAAAGCGGCGACCAGCCCATTCTGGTCGATTCCCGGACGTATCGCCGCGCCGGAAGTGGCAGGTAGCGCACGCGGTGTCATTAATGGTTTAGGCAACCTGGGCGGATTCTGTGGGCCGTATCTGGTGGGCATCATGACGCTGCTGTACAGCCAAAACGTGGCGATTTGCTGGCTGGCGGGATCGTTAGTGATCGCGGGCATCTTTACGCTATTACTGCCAAAAGCGTGCGATATCAATCCTTCCGAGCCGCGCCGACATTTGAAGGAAAATCATTTGATGAGTGTGAAACATTAA
- a CDS encoding 6,7-dimethyl-8-ribityllumazine synthase — translation MNNIKIAFIKAGWHKEIVHNALVGFEKELADQSVEAQLKVLEVPGAFEMPLLAKRLAETGKYDAIVCAALVVDGGIYRHDFVAAAVVDGLMNVQLTTNVPVFSVSLTPHNFQPVEVIENFYTEHFIKKGKEAARAVLAIHNLSID, via the coding sequence ATGAACAATATTAAAATTGCATTTATTAAAGCCGGATGGCACAAAGAAATTGTCCATAACGCTCTGGTGGGTTTCGAAAAAGAATTAGCCGATCAATCCGTTGAAGCGCAATTAAAAGTGCTGGAAGTGCCTGGCGCATTTGAAATGCCGCTGTTGGCTAAGCGTCTGGCAGAAACCGGCAAATACGATGCGATTGTCTGCGCGGCGCTGGTGGTGGACGGCGGTATCTATCGCCATGATTTCGTCGCGGCAGCCGTGGTGGATGGCCTGATGAACGTACAGCTGACGACCAACGTGCCGGTGTTTTCCGTGTCATTAACCCCGCATAATTTCCAGCCGGTTGAGGTCATCGAAAACTTCTATACCGAGCATTTCATCAAGAAAGGCAAAGAAGCCGCGCGTGCTGTGCTGGCTATTCATAATCTTTCGATTGATTGA
- a CDS encoding FAD-dependent oxidoreductase encodes MSRWSVLGCGVAGLCVATLLAERGEDVEVIGDASRRPASWFAGGMLAPWCESESAPREVISLGQHSAAWWQQRVSSVEHQGTLVVAPPRDSQELNRFARMTEQHQWVDPCHIEPALEGRFARGLFFAQEAHLDPRLALQEMREKLIAHGVVFSSHAPSGQIIDCRGIHAAPELPRLRAVRGEMLILHSDEVQFSRPIRLLHPRFPCYLVPRRGGHFMLGATMVESDDASPISARAMMELLSAAYAIHPALAEARVIESGSGLRPAYPANLPEIHFQNDTFYLNGMYRHGFLLAPMLAEQLMQRLSGEQSYEHSA; translated from the coding sequence GTGAGCCGCTGGAGCGTGCTCGGCTGCGGCGTGGCCGGCTTGTGCGTGGCAACGTTGCTGGCGGAACGCGGTGAAGACGTTGAGGTGATCGGCGATGCATCGCGGCGTCCGGCTTCCTGGTTTGCGGGTGGCATGCTGGCGCCCTGGTGCGAATCCGAAAGCGCACCGCGCGAGGTGATCTCCCTTGGACAGCACTCTGCCGCGTGGTGGCAACAGCGCGTCAGCAGCGTCGAGCATCAGGGTACGCTGGTGGTGGCGCCGCCACGCGATAGCCAGGAACTCAACCGTTTCGCCCGCATGACCGAGCAACATCAATGGGTCGATCCCTGCCACATCGAACCGGCGCTGGAAGGGCGCTTTGCGCGCGGTCTGTTCTTCGCTCAGGAAGCGCATCTCGATCCGCGCCTGGCGCTGCAGGAGATGCGTGAAAAGCTGATCGCCCACGGCGTAGTCTTCAGCTCGCATGCGCCAAGCGGTCAGATTATTGATTGTCGAGGTATCCATGCGGCGCCCGAACTGCCGCGCCTGCGCGCAGTGCGCGGTGAGATGCTGATTTTGCACAGCGATGAGGTGCAGTTTTCCCGTCCGATCCGCCTGTTGCATCCGCGTTTTCCCTGCTATCTGGTGCCGCGTCGCGGCGGCCATTTCATGCTCGGCGCCACCATGGTTGAGAGCGACGATGCCAGCCCAATCAGTGCCCGCGCCATGATGGAGTTACTCAGCGCCGCTTACGCTATTCATCCGGCATTAGCGGAAGCGCGCGTCATCGAGAGCGGCAGCGGGCTGCGTCCGGCCTATCCGGCCAATCTGCCGGAAATTCACTTTCAAAATGACACCTTTTATCTCAACGGCATGTATCGCCACGGTTTTCTGCTGGCACCGATGCTGGCAGAGCAGCTGATGCAGCGCCTATCTGGAGAGCAATCCTATGAACATTCAGCTTAA
- the thiS gene encoding sulfur carrier protein ThiS — translation MNIQLNGRAISTQATSLSELLIEQQIDVACVATAFNGAFVPKSQYDTQLLDEGCQLEVLSPMQGG, via the coding sequence ATGAACATTCAGCTTAATGGCCGCGCCATCAGCACCCAGGCCACCAGCCTGAGCGAATTGTTGATCGAGCAGCAAATTGATGTGGCCTGCGTGGCCACCGCCTTTAACGGCGCCTTCGTGCCGAAAAGCCAGTACGACACGCAGCTGCTGGATGAAGGTTGCCAGCTGGAAGTGCTGTCACCGATGCAGGGAGGCTAA
- a CDS encoding thiazole synthase: protein MFYDHDPQSRFLLGTAGYPSPAILQQAIAASGSEIITVSLRREGAAGAAFRDLLTGLNIRVLPNTAGCHTVKEAVTTAHMARELFNTAWIKLEVIGHADTLQPDPFALVEAARILCADGFQVFPYTTEDLIVGEKLLAAGCELLMPWGAPIGSGQGLRNIDGLRAMRAWFSDVPLIIDAGIGAPSQAAQAMEMGFDGILLNTAVAKAGDPIVMANAFRQAIEAGRAACSAGLMEKRDMASASTPIFGLANLN, encoded by the coding sequence ATGTTTTACGATCATGATCCCCAATCACGCTTCCTACTCGGCACCGCGGGCTATCCTTCGCCGGCGATTTTACAGCAGGCGATTGCCGCGTCTGGCAGCGAAATCATCACCGTTAGCCTGCGACGTGAAGGCGCTGCCGGTGCAGCATTTCGCGATCTGCTGACCGGACTCAACATCCGCGTGTTACCGAACACCGCCGGCTGTCACACGGTGAAAGAGGCGGTCACCACCGCACATATGGCACGGGAACTGTTCAATACCGCGTGGATCAAGCTGGAAGTGATCGGCCACGCCGACACGCTGCAGCCCGATCCGTTCGCGCTGGTGGAAGCGGCGCGCATTCTCTGTGCAGACGGCTTCCAGGTATTTCCCTACACCACTGAAGATCTGATCGTTGGCGAAAAGTTGCTGGCGGCAGGCTGTGAACTGTTGATGCCGTGGGGCGCGCCGATCGGTTCCGGCCAGGGATTGCGCAATATCGACGGCCTGCGCGCGATGCGCGCCTGGTTTAGCGATGTTCCGCTGATCATTGATGCCGGGATTGGTGCGCCGTCGCAGGCGGCGCAGGCGATGGAGATGGGTTTCGATGGCATTTTGCTGAATACCGCGGTCGCCAAAGCGGGCGATCCCATCGTGATGGCCAACGCTTTCCGTCAGGCGATTGAAGCCGGGCGAGCGGCATGTAGCGCCGGATTGATGGAGAAGCGCGATATGGCGAGTGCGTCCACGCCCATCTTTGGCCTGGCAAATCTCAACTGA
- a CDS encoding HesA/MoeB/ThiF family protein encodes MERYQRQMMLPEVGEDGQRKLRNARVVVVGAGGLSATLLPQLVGAGVGHIRLYDDDEVALHNLHRQTLFTLQDIGQPKVLSAQQALQQRNPEVQIDALQQSLSASNVQQALAQCDLVIDAADNFAVTYQLSDACMLTGIPLISASVLRRQGYVGGFCGGAPSYRAVFPRLPSSAANCNTAGVMGPAVAALGAMQAQMALSVLLELQPSPLGCLVNCDFVNWHFRPFRFDQAEEPQQAVPFIDRQLLAADDCIVELRSHEEAPVSVAESVERLLPQAIATWQPPTQQRIVLVCASGIRAAQAAAVLAQRGFNQLAILAANRP; translated from the coding sequence ATGGAACGCTATCAACGCCAGATGATGCTGCCGGAAGTGGGTGAAGACGGGCAGCGCAAACTGCGCAACGCGCGCGTAGTGGTGGTGGGTGCCGGCGGGTTAAGCGCGACGCTGCTGCCGCAGCTGGTGGGCGCGGGCGTCGGCCATATTCGGCTCTATGACGACGACGAAGTGGCGCTGCATAACCTGCATCGGCAAACGCTGTTTACTCTGCAGGATATCGGCCAGCCCAAGGTGCTCAGCGCACAGCAGGCATTACAGCAGCGTAATCCCGAGGTGCAGATCGACGCGCTGCAGCAATCACTGAGCGCCAGCAATGTGCAGCAGGCGTTGGCGCAGTGCGATCTGGTGATCGACGCGGCGGATAATTTTGCCGTCACCTATCAGCTCTCCGATGCGTGCATGCTAACGGGCATCCCGCTGATCAGCGCCTCGGTTCTACGCAGACAAGGTTACGTGGGCGGTTTTTGTGGCGGAGCGCCGAGCTATCGCGCGGTATTTCCCCGCTTGCCCTCCTCGGCGGCGAACTGCAACACCGCAGGCGTGATGGGTCCGGCGGTCGCTGCATTGGGCGCGATGCAGGCGCAGATGGCGCTCAGCGTGCTGCTTGAGCTGCAGCCATCGCCGCTTGGCTGTCTGGTGAACTGCGATTTTGTTAACTGGCACTTCCGCCCGTTCCGCTTTGATCAGGCCGAAGAACCGCAACAGGCGGTGCCGTTTATCGATCGGCAACTGCTGGCGGCGGATGACTGCATTGTCGAACTGCGTAGCCATGAAGAAGCGCCAGTCAGCGTCGCAGAGAGCGTTGAACGCCTTCTGCCGCAGGCGATCGCCACATGGCAGCCACCGACGCAGCAACGCATTGTACTGGTGTGCGCCAGCGGCATTCGTGCCGCGCAGGCCGCCGCAGTGTTGGCGCAGCGTGGCTTTAACCAGCTGGCGATTCTGGCGGCAAATCGCCCATGA